A part of Streptomyces sp. NBC_01451 genomic DNA contains:
- a CDS encoding glucose-1-phosphate thymidylyltransferase yields MKALVLSGGAGTRLRPITHTSAKQLVPVANKAVLFYGLESLADAGITEVGMIVGDTSAEIEEAVGDGSRFGLKVTYIPQERPLGLAHAVLIARDFLGDDDFVMYLGDNFIIGGISDLVDEFRRLRPDAQILLTQVPDPRSFGVAELDADGQVIGLEEKPEHPKSDLALVGVYLFTPAIHDAVRAIRPSGRGELEITHAIQYLIDARSDVRSTLIKGYWKDTGNVTDMLEVNRMVLEGLERRIDGDVDDASETIGRVVIEEGASISRSRIVGPVVIGAGTVVSDSYVGPFTSVAENCRITDSELEFSIVLRDSSIAGVGRIESSLIGRHVEVTPAPSVPSAHRLVLGDHSKVQIHS; encoded by the coding sequence ATGAAGGCTCTCGTGCTCTCCGGCGGCGCCGGCACGCGGCTTCGGCCGATCACCCATACCTCGGCGAAGCAGCTCGTACCCGTGGCCAACAAGGCCGTGCTGTTCTACGGCCTGGAATCCCTCGCCGACGCGGGCATCACCGAGGTCGGCATGATCGTCGGCGACACCTCGGCCGAGATCGAGGAAGCGGTCGGCGACGGATCGAGGTTCGGCCTGAAGGTCACCTACATCCCACAGGAACGCCCCCTGGGCCTGGCCCACGCGGTGCTGATCGCCCGGGACTTCCTCGGTGACGACGACTTCGTCATGTACCTCGGCGACAACTTCATCATCGGCGGCATCAGCGACCTCGTCGACGAGTTCCGCCGCCTGCGGCCCGACGCCCAGATCCTGCTCACCCAGGTGCCCGACCCGCGCTCCTTCGGCGTCGCCGAACTCGACGCGGACGGCCAGGTGATCGGCCTGGAGGAGAAGCCCGAGCACCCCAAGAGCGACCTCGCGCTCGTCGGCGTGTACCTCTTCACCCCGGCGATCCACGACGCCGTACGCGCCATCCGCCCTTCCGGGCGCGGGGAGTTGGAGATCACCCACGCCATCCAGTACCTCATCGACGCCCGGTCCGACGTACGATCCACGCTCATCAAGGGCTACTGGAAGGACACGGGGAACGTCACCGACATGCTGGAGGTCAACCGCATGGTCCTGGAGGGCCTGGAGCGGCGGATCGACGGCGACGTGGACGACGCCTCCGAGACCATAGGGCGGGTGGTGATCGAGGAGGGCGCGAGCATCAGCCGCTCCCGCATCGTCGGCCCTGTCGTCATCGGCGCCGGAACCGTCGTCAGCGACTCCTACGTCGGGCCCTTCACCTCCGTCGCGGAGAACTGCCGGATCACCGACAGCGAGCTGGAGTTCTCCATCGTGCTGCGCGACTCCTCCATCGCCGGAGTGGGCCGCATCGAGTCCTCGCTCATCGGCAGGCACGTCGAGGTGACCCCGGCCCCCAGTGTTCCCAGCGCCCACCGACTCGTCCTCGGAGACCACAGCAAGGTGCAGATCCACTCATGA
- a CDS encoding SpoIIE family protein phosphatase: MVSEEEGRGTRTARAELALKSLTVELDPPERLRRVLEQALVFAGASVAAVYTPGDTGDVLCLVESAGVPRTLYGLRDSYPVAAHSPAADAHRTGRPVWLGPAELAECAESRRMPAGAVHLAALPVRAGAAVGDGGCLLVVTESPGGFDDGARDCLGLLAEAVAWPAPPAAGDPGELSAGAFSLAMDSGRVEVGDELLELFALDRTDFDGKVETLLGLTVPEDLPSLMSVVEADHMSIGDRELEFRVLQPAGPPRWLRLRGRLVTAGEGRAARLVGTVGDASTLRSGVTDVARVQRLAAALATAGTVRDVSRAVVTALREPLRADRIALAELDNERLVVTVLDPPEPESWPELWRLEWRSEWPESPVRSMPTLAAALREGRAAIWPAGTELEPALDGVGPGGLAVLPLPAGGRMAGICLIGWDSPHEFGTDERALLTAAAGLAGQALTRAHAFDAEHELVGMLQRSLLPRRLPRLPGGVAEARYLPTTEGLEVGGDWYDVIPLPDNHVGLVIGDVQGHNAGAATLMGQMRTALRAYAVEGHPPDVVVSHANRLLVDMETDLFATCCYVEVDMEEGTAWYVRAGHLPPVVRNPDGTTEITESDVGPPLGVLARADYPMSMLRLQPGTLIALTTDGLVESAQTDIEDGLDGLAADLAAADPAHLGLVADALLAGANRNDDVALLLLRYDGMERRPLRESWTVWRVPEAVRHARRFTRRTLRTWGVAGEPGVQENMDTILLVVSELVTNALVHTDGQVRLDLTLFNGRLRVAVADNSPRTPIRPTNLGWEATGGRGMLLVEAMSAGWGTVPVSGGKQVWSELALEL, from the coding sequence GTGGTCAGTGAGGAGGAGGGACGCGGAACGAGAACGGCGCGTGCCGAGCTCGCCCTGAAGTCGCTCACCGTCGAACTCGACCCACCAGAGCGCCTCCGCCGGGTCCTCGAACAGGCGCTCGTCTTCGCGGGCGCGAGCGTCGCCGCCGTCTACACCCCGGGCGACACCGGTGACGTCCTGTGTCTCGTCGAGTCGGCCGGAGTGCCGAGGACGCTGTACGGCCTGCGCGACAGCTACCCCGTGGCCGCCCACTCGCCCGCCGCGGACGCCCACCGCACCGGACGGCCGGTCTGGCTCGGCCCCGCCGAACTCGCCGAGTGCGCCGAGTCCCGGCGGATGCCGGCCGGTGCCGTCCACCTGGCGGCCCTGCCCGTCCGTGCCGGCGCGGCGGTCGGTGACGGCGGCTGTCTGCTCGTCGTGACGGAGAGCCCCGGCGGCTTCGACGACGGCGCCCGGGACTGCCTGGGACTGCTCGCCGAAGCCGTCGCCTGGCCCGCCCCGCCCGCCGCCGGTGACCCCGGTGAACTGTCGGCCGGCGCGTTCAGCCTGGCCATGGACAGCGGGCGCGTCGAGGTCGGCGACGAACTCCTCGAACTGTTCGCGCTCGACCGGACGGACTTCGACGGCAAGGTCGAGACCCTGCTCGGCCTGACCGTGCCCGAGGACCTGCCCTCCCTGATGTCCGTCGTCGAGGCCGACCACATGTCCATCGGCGACCGCGAACTGGAGTTCCGGGTCCTCCAGCCCGCCGGCCCGCCGAGATGGCTGCGGCTGCGCGGGCGGCTCGTGACCGCCGGGGAGGGCCGGGCCGCCCGGCTCGTGGGCACGGTCGGCGACGCCTCCACCCTGCGCTCCGGTGTCACCGACGTGGCCCGCGTCCAGCGCCTCGCCGCCGCCCTCGCCACCGCCGGGACCGTCCGTGACGTCAGCCGGGCCGTCGTCACCGCCCTGCGCGAACCGCTGCGGGCCGACCGGATCGCCCTCGCCGAACTGGACAACGAACGGCTCGTCGTCACCGTCCTCGACCCGCCCGAACCCGAGTCCTGGCCCGAGCTGTGGCGGCTGGAGTGGCGCTCCGAGTGGCCCGAGTCGCCCGTCCGCTCCATGCCGACGCTGGCCGCCGCCCTGCGCGAGGGCAGGGCCGCCATCTGGCCCGCCGGTACCGAACTGGAGCCCGCGCTCGACGGCGTGGGCCCCGGCGGCCTCGCCGTGCTGCCGCTGCCCGCCGGAGGGCGGATGGCCGGCATCTGCCTGATCGGGTGGGACAGCCCGCACGAGTTCGGCACCGACGAACGCGCTCTGCTCACCGCCGCCGCCGGCCTCGCCGGACAGGCGCTGACCCGCGCCCACGCCTTCGACGCCGAGCACGAACTCGTCGGCATGCTCCAGCGCTCCCTGCTGCCCCGCCGCCTGCCCAGACTGCCCGGCGGGGTCGCCGAGGCCCGCTACCTCCCGACCACCGAGGGCCTGGAGGTCGGCGGTGACTGGTACGACGTGATCCCGCTCCCCGACAACCATGTCGGCCTCGTCATCGGCGACGTCCAGGGCCACAACGCGGGCGCCGCCACCCTCATGGGCCAGATGCGCACCGCCCTGCGCGCGTACGCCGTCGAGGGCCACCCGCCGGACGTCGTCGTCTCCCACGCCAACCGCCTCCTCGTCGACATGGAGACCGACCTCTTCGCCACCTGCTGCTACGTCGAGGTCGACATGGAGGAGGGCACCGCCTGGTACGTCCGCGCCGGCCACCTTCCCCCCGTCGTCCGCAACCCCGACGGCACCACCGAGATCACCGAGTCCGATGTCGGCCCGCCGCTCGGAGTGCTGGCCCGGGCCGACTACCCGATGAGCATGCTCCGCCTCCAGCCCGGCACCCTGATCGCCCTCACGACCGACGGCCTCGTCGAGTCCGCCCAGACCGACATCGAGGACGGCCTCGACGGCCTCGCCGCCGACCTCGCGGCCGCCGACCCCGCCCACCTCGGCCTGGTCGCCGACGCCCTCCTCGCGGGCGCCAACCGCAACGACGACGTGGCCCTGCTCCTGCTGCGCTACGACGGCATGGAACGGCGCCCGCTGCGGGAGAGCTGGACGGTGTGGCGGGTGCCCGAGGCGGTCCGGCACGCCCGCCGCTTCACCCGGCGCACCCTGCGCACCTGGGGTGTGGCGGGGGAACCCGGTGTCCAGGAGAACATGGACACGATCCTCCTCGTCGTCTCCGAGCTGGTCACCAACGCCCTCGTGCACACCGACGGGCAGGTCCGTCTCGACCTCACCCTCTTCAACGGCCGGCTGCGCGTCGCCGTCGCGGACAACTCGCCCCGTACACCCATCAGACCGACGAACCTGGGCTGGGAGGCCACCGGCGGCCGGGGCATGCTCCTGGTCGAAGCCATGTCGGCCGGCTGGGGAACCGTCCCGGTCAGCGGCGGCAAACAGGTGTGGAGCGAGCTCGCGCTGGAGCTCTGA
- the lanKC gene encoding class III lanthionine synthetase LanKC has protein sequence MDQRYEVYALADQHFYETPDRLSAAGGATPLFETAGRAVPEGWRAGRIGDWLALTPLGPDGDPLPGPAQGWKVHASATRANAERIAAAVWDYCVPRGIPFKFLPGPQLLHLRNTKYAGRDGSGKFVTVYPADEDLLHRVLTELGALLEGCEGPYILTDLRWHDGPLYVRYGAFARSFVVDERGSLVPAVRDGEGRLVPDRRAPSFQVPEWVRLPRFLEAQLAARNATTVSDLPYRIEKALHFSNGGGVYVGTDTRDGRRVVLKEGRPHAGLAADGADAVTRLERERAALERVSGLGTVPEVRDWFTLGEHRFLVMDFIEGRPLNAFFAERHPLLTHDPDPEAVAAYTRWALRIHRAVEETVEAVHARGIVFNDLHIFNIMVAPDEESVSLVDFEAAAPTEERGRQVVAHPGFFAPPDRRGTDVDRYALACLRLALFMPLTTLFVVDRGKAAHLAEVIAGQFPDVPAGFLAEAVAEITRDVSAPGAGRPAPVPPAVPVEPGDWPYSRDSMVKAVLASATPERDDRLFPGDITQFSDGGGLGVAHGAAGVLYALSQAGAERYEEGERWLLAHTDPVPVGTPLGLYDGLAGVAHVLDLLGHRPRALDLIDIVLREKWHKLSSDLRGGLAGLGLVLGSLARTTGEREFAERAQDVTDILVSRLDEPLPDPQKRRAGLLRGASGPALLFLRQYEATGDPALLDAAGTALRRDLDRCVVQRGGGLEVDEGWRTMPYLAEGSVGIGLVLDDYLALDAAEGRSPARSDRREGFEQARNRILTAAASRFYAQPGLFQGRAGMILHLARTGAPEARQREQVAGLGWYAMSYQGQLAFPGHQMMRLSMDLGTGTAGCLLALGAALDGTAPAALPFLPPLRRHQNAAPRKES, from the coding sequence ATGGACCAGCGGTACGAGGTGTACGCACTCGCCGACCAGCACTTCTACGAGACGCCCGACCGGCTGTCCGCGGCCGGCGGGGCCACACCCCTGTTCGAGACGGCCGGCCGTGCGGTGCCTGAGGGCTGGCGGGCGGGGCGGATCGGCGACTGGCTGGCACTGACGCCGCTCGGTCCGGACGGCGACCCGCTGCCCGGACCCGCCCAGGGCTGGAAGGTGCACGCTTCGGCCACCCGGGCGAACGCGGAGCGGATCGCCGCGGCGGTGTGGGACTACTGCGTGCCGCGCGGCATCCCGTTCAAGTTCCTGCCGGGCCCCCAGCTGCTGCACCTGCGGAACACCAAGTACGCGGGCCGCGACGGCAGCGGGAAGTTCGTGACGGTCTACCCGGCCGACGAGGATCTCCTGCACCGGGTGCTGACCGAGCTGGGCGCGCTGCTGGAGGGCTGCGAGGGCCCGTACATCCTCACCGATCTGCGCTGGCACGACGGTCCGCTGTACGTCCGATACGGGGCGTTCGCCCGCTCCTTCGTCGTCGACGAGCGCGGTTCGCTCGTGCCGGCGGTCCGGGACGGCGAAGGCCGGCTGGTGCCGGACCGGCGCGCGCCCTCCTTCCAGGTCCCGGAGTGGGTGCGGCTGCCCCGGTTCCTGGAGGCGCAGCTGGCGGCCCGCAACGCGACGACGGTGAGCGACCTGCCCTACCGCATCGAGAAGGCCCTGCACTTCTCCAACGGCGGCGGTGTGTACGTCGGCACCGACACGCGCGACGGGCGCCGGGTCGTCCTGAAGGAGGGGCGTCCGCACGCGGGTCTGGCGGCGGACGGCGCGGACGCGGTCACCCGGCTGGAGCGCGAGCGGGCGGCGCTGGAACGGGTGTCGGGGCTCGGGACGGTGCCCGAGGTGCGTGACTGGTTCACGCTCGGGGAGCACCGCTTCCTCGTCATGGACTTCATCGAGGGGCGTCCGCTCAACGCGTTCTTCGCCGAGCGCCACCCGCTCCTCACCCACGACCCGGATCCGGAGGCGGTGGCCGCCTACACGCGGTGGGCGCTGCGTATCCACCGCGCGGTCGAGGAGACCGTGGAGGCGGTGCACGCGCGCGGGATCGTCTTCAACGACCTGCACATCTTCAACATCATGGTCGCGCCCGACGAGGAGTCGGTGTCCCTGGTCGACTTCGAGGCGGCGGCGCCGACCGAGGAGCGGGGCCGTCAGGTCGTCGCCCACCCCGGGTTCTTCGCCCCGCCCGACCGCCGGGGAACCGATGTCGACCGGTACGCGCTGGCGTGTCTGCGGCTCGCGCTCTTCATGCCCCTGACCACGCTGTTCGTGGTGGACCGCGGCAAGGCGGCCCACCTGGCCGAGGTGATCGCCGGCCAGTTCCCGGACGTACCGGCCGGGTTCCTGGCCGAGGCGGTCGCCGAGATCACCCGTGACGTGTCCGCGCCGGGAGCCGGCCGCCCCGCGCCCGTGCCGCCGGCGGTTCCCGTCGAACCCGGCGACTGGCCGTACAGCCGCGACTCGATGGTCAAGGCCGTCCTCGCCTCCGCCACCCCCGAACGCGACGACCGGCTCTTCCCCGGCGACATCACCCAGTTCTCCGACGGCGGCGGACTCGGAGTCGCGCACGGCGCGGCCGGGGTGCTGTACGCGCTGTCCCAGGCGGGCGCCGAGCGGTACGAGGAGGGCGAGCGCTGGCTGCTGGCACACACCGACCCCGTGCCGGTGGGCACGCCGCTGGGGCTGTACGACGGTCTCGCGGGCGTCGCCCATGTCCTCGACCTGCTCGGGCACCGCCCGCGCGCGCTGGACCTGATCGACATCGTGCTCCGGGAGAAGTGGCACAAGCTCTCCTCGGACCTGCGTGGCGGCCTCGCCGGGCTGGGCCTGGTCCTCGGCTCGCTGGCGCGCACCACCGGGGAGCGGGAGTTCGCCGAGCGGGCCCAGGACGTCACGGACATCCTGGTGAGCCGTCTGGACGAGCCGCTCCCCGACCCGCAAAAGCGCCGCGCCGGTCTGCTGCGGGGTGCGAGCGGGCCCGCGCTGCTGTTCCTCCGGCAGTACGAGGCGACGGGTGACCCCGCGCTGCTCGACGCGGCCGGCACGGCGCTGCGCCGCGACCTGGACCGCTGTGTCGTCCAGCGGGGCGGCGGTCTCGAGGTCGACGAGGGATGGCGGACCATGCCGTACCTCGCGGAGGGCAGCGTGGGGATCGGCCTGGTCCTCGACGACTACCTGGCGCTGGACGCGGCCGAGGGTCGCTCCCCGGCCCGTTCCGACCGGCGCGAGGGCTTCGAGCAGGCCCGGAACCGGATCCTGACCGCCGCCGCCTCCCGCTTCTACGCGCAGCCCGGCCTGTTCCAGGGCAGGGCCGGCATGATCCTGCACCTCGCCCGCACCGGCGCCCCCGAGGCACGGCAGCGGGAACAGGTCGCGGGGCTCGGCTGGTACGCGATGTCGTACCAGGGCCAACTGGCCTTCCCCGGGCACCAGATGATGCGGCTCTCCATGGACCTGGGCACCGGCACGGCGGGCTGTCTGCTCGCGCTCGGCGCGGCCCTCGACGGGACGGCCCCCGCCGCTCTGCCCTTCCTGCCGCCACTACGGCGGCACCAGAACGCGGCTCCGCGCAAGGAGTCGTGA
- a CDS encoding SapB/AmfS family lanthipeptide, with protein sequence MALLDLQTMESDETAATGANSTLSLLSCVSAASVTLCL encoded by the coding sequence ATGGCACTGCTCGACCTTCAGACGATGGAGTCCGACGAGACCGCCGCCACGGGCGCCAACAGCACGCTCAGCCTGCTGTCCTGCGTCAGCGCGGCCAGCGTCACCCTCTGTCTCTGA
- a CDS encoding ABC transporter ATP-binding protein, giving the protein MTTTTAHGRRTPAADTASPLRAAVRRTGASCAVLFLVATASTGLSLALPLTLGRALDVLLTHPDGTGAARWVLWCTGIVVLLAVLDAVETVLSGTTSARATAWLRHRLTGHLLAVGPRAGERFGSGDLVARLVGNAAQAGTAPASLAALLAAVAGPVGAVAALGLLDPWLAAVFLAGAPLLALLLRTFAQDTSRCVADYQRAQGRIASGLAEAIGGSRTIAACGTADREVARVLRPLPGLTRAGHRMWHVQGRAAARAVALAPLLQLGVVAVAGVLLVRGRLTVGEMLAASRYAVLAAGAGVLVGQLSGLVRARASARRLGEVLAEPVTPYGHRRLPPGQGRLELRGVTARRGGRTLLDGVDLVVPGGSTLAVVGRSGAGKSLLAALAGRLADPDGGTVLLDGVPLPELDHDELRGAIGCAFERPALLGGTVADTIGLGVRAAPPDRIRAGAAAARADTFVRRLPDGYATPCRDAPLSGGERQRLGLARVLARDSRLLVLDDALSSLDTVTEHQVVDALLHHSPGGTRVIVAHRVSTAARADTVAWLDGGRVRALGTHPQLWREKAYREVFADAEG; this is encoded by the coding sequence ATGACGACAACCACCGCCCACGGCCGGCGGACCCCGGCCGCGGACACCGCCTCACCGCTGCGTGCGGCCGTGCGCCGCACCGGGGCGAGCTGTGCGGTCCTCTTCCTGGTCGCCACGGCCTCGACGGGTCTGAGCCTGGCCCTGCCCCTGACCCTGGGGCGGGCCCTCGACGTGCTGCTGACGCATCCGGACGGCACCGGCGCCGCGCGCTGGGTCCTGTGGTGCACCGGAATCGTCGTACTGCTCGCCGTTCTCGACGCCGTCGAGACCGTGCTGAGCGGGACCACGAGCGCCCGCGCCACGGCGTGGCTGCGGCACCGGCTGACCGGGCATCTGCTCGCCGTGGGACCACGGGCCGGGGAACGCTTCGGGTCCGGTGACCTGGTGGCCCGGCTGGTCGGCAACGCCGCCCAGGCAGGGACCGCGCCCGCCTCCCTCGCCGCGTTGCTGGCCGCGGTCGCCGGACCGGTCGGAGCGGTGGCGGCGCTCGGCCTGCTCGACCCCTGGCTGGCGGCGGTGTTCCTCGCCGGGGCGCCCCTGCTGGCCCTGCTGCTGCGGACCTTCGCCCAGGACACGTCACGGTGTGTGGCCGACTACCAGCGGGCCCAGGGGCGGATCGCGAGCGGGCTCGCGGAGGCGATCGGCGGATCCCGCACCATCGCCGCCTGCGGCACGGCGGACCGTGAGGTGGCCCGGGTCCTGCGGCCCCTGCCCGGCCTCACCCGCGCGGGCCACCGGATGTGGCACGTGCAGGGCCGAGCGGCGGCCCGGGCGGTCGCCCTCGCCCCGTTGCTTCAGCTGGGGGTCGTGGCCGTGGCGGGTGTCCTGCTGGTCCGCGGCCGGCTGACGGTGGGCGAGATGCTCGCCGCCTCGCGGTACGCCGTCCTGGCGGCCGGGGCAGGCGTCCTGGTCGGGCAGCTGTCGGGGCTGGTCCGGGCCCGCGCGTCGGCCCGCCGCCTCGGCGAGGTACTGGCCGAGCCGGTGACGCCGTACGGGCACCGCCGGCTGCCTCCGGGGCAGGGCCGCCTGGAGCTGCGCGGGGTCACCGCCCGCCGCGGCGGCCGTACGCTCCTGGACGGGGTCGACCTGGTCGTGCCCGGAGGCAGCACACTCGCCGTGGTCGGCCGCTCCGGCGCGGGCAAGTCCCTCCTGGCGGCACTCGCCGGACGCCTGGCCGATCCCGACGGCGGAACCGTGCTCCTCGACGGCGTGCCGCTGCCCGAGCTGGACCACGACGAGCTGCGCGGCGCGATCGGCTGCGCCTTCGAACGCCCCGCGCTGCTGGGCGGCACCGTCGCGGACACGATCGGCCTCGGCGTCCGGGCGGCGCCGCCCGACCGGATCAGGGCCGGTGCCGCCGCCGCCCGCGCCGACACGTTCGTACGCCGGCTGCCCGACGGGTACGCCACCCCCTGCCGGGACGCGCCCCTGTCCGGAGGGGAGCGGCAGCGGCTCGGCCTGGCCCGGGTGCTGGCCCGCGACAGCAGGCTGCTCGTCCTCGACGACGCGCTGTCGAGCCTCGACACGGTCACCGAACACCAGGTCGTCGACGCCCTGCTGCACCACTCCCCCGGCGGCACCCGGGTGATCGTCGCCCACCGGGTCTCCACGGCGGCCCGCGCGGACACGGTGGCCTGGCTGGACGGGGGGCGGGTGCGGGCGCTGGGGACACATCCGCAGCTGTGGCGCGAGAAGGCCTACCGGGAGGTGTTCGCGGATGCGGAAGGCTGA
- a CDS encoding ABC transporter ATP-binding protein: protein MRKAERARRPPAGRYGLRSRGLRFLRQQRRVVARLVLWSLLETAQTFLMGYALARALDEGFLRGRTGTGLGWLGVAALAVAVGAYGTGRVYGAVAALVEPLRDRLVQRVVARGVREAEGGSLSALTQQVEIARDTFAGVVMVSRSFVFTAAGALIGLGSLAPPLLLVVVPPLVVGVGLFAASMRPLAHRQEVFLVADERLADRLGDICAGLRDVTAAGAEERVAADAGERIAAELGAARSLARWAVPRVASVAVGGQLPVVLLLLTAPWLLRSGVTPGALVGALAYVTQSLLPALQNLVHGMGASGSRLAVVLRRLVPAGPVAVDGSGPHPRPAHTPAGAPALTLSGLTFAYGPTCAPVVEGLTLSLPPGSRLAVVGPSGIGKSTLVSLAAGLLEPQYGAIRLCGHPVPGDTAHAHRVVIPQEAYVFSGTFAENLGCLRPDPVPEAELLAAAEAVGLAPLLARHGGPGGLVDPAALSAGERQLIALTRAWLSYACVALLDEATCHLDPEAEERAERAFAARAGTTLVVVAHRIASARRADRVLVMDGRSCAYGTHAELLECSSLYRDLVGSWSATGSGPSQPALALRDADGVDAVAGSGLAGDGRHVVAHGSVGQVQAAGDLRDGRPLRGE from the coding sequence ATGCGGAAGGCTGAACGCGCCCGACGGCCGCCGGCCGGAAGGTACGGCTTACGCTCTCGTGGACTGCGGTTTCTGCGGCAGCAGCGGCGGGTCGTGGCGCGGCTCGTGCTGTGGTCGCTTCTGGAGACGGCGCAGACCTTCCTCATGGGGTATGCCCTCGCCCGCGCCCTCGACGAGGGGTTCCTGCGCGGCCGGACGGGCACCGGACTCGGGTGGCTCGGGGTCGCCGCGCTCGCGGTGGCCGTCGGGGCGTACGGCACGGGGCGGGTGTACGGGGCGGTCGCCGCGCTCGTCGAACCGTTGCGGGACCGGCTCGTGCAGCGGGTGGTGGCGCGCGGGGTGCGGGAGGCGGAGGGCGGGTCGCTCTCCGCGCTGACCCAGCAGGTGGAGATCGCCCGGGACACCTTCGCGGGCGTGGTGATGGTCTCCCGTTCCTTCGTCTTCACGGCCGCCGGAGCGCTGATCGGGCTGGGCTCGCTGGCACCGCCGCTGCTGCTGGTGGTCGTGCCCCCGCTGGTCGTCGGCGTGGGTCTGTTCGCGGCGAGCATGCGCCCGCTGGCCCACCGCCAGGAGGTGTTCCTCGTCGCCGACGAACGCCTCGCCGACCGGCTCGGCGACATCTGCGCCGGACTGCGGGACGTGACCGCCGCGGGTGCGGAGGAACGGGTCGCGGCCGATGCCGGCGAACGGATCGCGGCCGAGCTGGGGGCCGCCCGCTCCCTGGCCCGCTGGGCAGTGCCGCGCGTGGCGTCGGTCGCCGTCGGCGGACAGCTCCCCGTCGTCCTGCTGCTGCTGACCGCGCCCTGGCTGCTGCGCAGCGGCGTCACACCCGGTGCGCTGGTCGGCGCGCTGGCCTATGTCACCCAGTCCCTGCTGCCCGCCCTGCAGAACCTGGTCCACGGCATGGGCGCGAGCGGTTCCCGGCTCGCGGTGGTACTGCGCCGCCTGGTGCCGGCCGGTCCGGTGGCGGTCGACGGCAGCGGTCCGCACCCCCGCCCCGCCCACACCCCCGCGGGGGCGCCCGCTCTCACTCTCTCCGGTCTCACCTTCGCCTACGGGCCCACCTGCGCGCCCGTCGTCGAGGGCCTCACCCTCAGCCTGCCCCCGGGCTCGCGGCTCGCCGTCGTCGGCCCCAGCGGCATCGGGAAGTCCACCCTCGTCTCCCTGGCCGCCGGACTCCTCGAACCCCAGTACGGCGCGATCCGGCTGTGCGGGCATCCGGTGCCCGGTGACACCGCGCACGCGCACCGGGTCGTCATTCCCCAGGAGGCGTACGTGTTCAGCGGGACGTTCGCCGAGAACCTCGGCTGTCTGCGGCCGGATCCCGTGCCTGAGGCCGAACTGCTGGCCGCCGCCGAGGCGGTCGGGCTCGCCCCGCTGCTCGCCCGGCACGGCGGCCCCGGGGGCCTGGTCGACCCGGCCGCGCTCTCGGCCGGCGAACGGCAGCTGATCGCGCTGACGCGGGCCTGGCTCTCGTACGCCTGCGTCGCGCTCCTCGACGAGGCGACCTGTCATCTGGACCCGGAGGCCGAGGAACGCGCCGAACGGGCCTTCGCCGCCCGGGCCGGCACCACCCTGGTCGTGGTCGCGCACCGGATCGCCTCGGCGCGCCGTGCGGACCGTGTCCTCGTCATGGACGGCCGGAGTTGCGCGTACGGGACACACGCCGAACTGCTGGAGTGCTCGTCCCTCTACCGTGACCTGGTGGGCAGCTGGTCGGCGACGGGGTCGGGGCCGTCACAGCCAGCCCTCGCCCTGCGAGATGCGGATGGCGTCGACGCGGTTGCGGGCTCCGGTCTTGCGGGTGATGGCCGCCATGTAGTTGCGCACGGTTCCGTGGGACAGGTGCAGGCTGCCGGCGATCTCCGCGACGGACGACCCCTCCGCGGCGAGTGA